One region of Elusimicrobiales bacterium genomic DNA includes:
- a CDS encoding RluA family pseudouridine synthase, with product MQKLDIVFSGGAMRLDAFLARALDGCPRVLCKELVKSGAVLVNGKPAKPSYMLCGGDAVVAELAAPKPDAARFRAMILSEDRHITAISKPAGLLAHPLSPAWESSPDLAFSGEVTLAALILSAYPKLPQDGVSRAGLVHRLDRETSGVMLIAKTVPAQENLLAQFRHRETEKTYLCIARGAVKDDAGVIDVPIGRITGGKLKASHIGRDAVTEYRVLERKTGKTLLELRPRTGRTNQLRVHMAWLGHPVMGDNAYGKDNAAPRLMLHSRSIEFAHPHTGRKTLAKAPVPQDFEAYWRAD from the coding sequence ATGCAAAAACTTGATATCGTATTTTCCGGCGGGGCGATGCGGCTGGACGCTTTTCTGGCCCGCGCGCTGGACGGCTGCCCGCGCGTCCTGTGCAAGGAACTGGTCAAATCCGGCGCGGTGCTGGTCAACGGGAAACCGGCAAAGCCGTCTTACATGCTCTGCGGCGGCGACGCGGTGGTGGCCGAGCTTGCCGCGCCAAAGCCGGACGCCGCGCGTTTTCGGGCCATGATACTCAGCGAGGACCGCCATATAACCGCGATTTCAAAGCCCGCGGGGCTGCTGGCGCATCCGCTGTCCCCGGCGTGGGAATCCTCGCCGGATCTGGCGTTTTCTGGCGAGGTTACGCTGGCCGCGCTTATCCTGTCCGCTTATCCGAAGCTGCCGCAGGACGGGGTCAGCCGCGCCGGGCTGGTGCATCGCCTTGATCGCGAAACCAGCGGCGTGATGCTTATCGCCAAGACCGTGCCGGCGCAGGAGAATCTGCTGGCCCAGTTCCGGCACCGCGAAACAGAAAAAACATATTTGTGCATAGCCAGAGGCGCTGTTAAAGACGATGCCGGGGTGATAGACGTTCCCATAGGCCGCATAACCGGAGGCAAGCTCAAGGCCTCGCATATCGGCAGGGACGCCGTAACCGAATACCGCGTTCTGGAAAGGAAAACCGGAAAGACGCTTCTGGAGCTGCGCCCCCGCACCGGGCGCACCAATCAGCTGCGCGTGCATATGGCCTGGCTGGGCCATCCCGTCATGGGTGATAACGCCTACGGCAAGGACAACGCCGCGCCCCGGCTGATGCTGCATTCCCGGAGCATAGAATTCGCCCATCCCCATACCGGACGAAAAACGCTGGCGAAAGCCCCCGTGCCGCAGGATTTCGAGGCTTACTGGCGCGCCGACTGA
- a CDS encoding IS4 family transposase has translation MAYSTTILNQLLNLLRGHDFENAVSACCADRYVKYFNTWQQLIVLLYAQASGKDSLRAIQNGLSTHPQQLYHLGLSQPVAKSTLADANARCPYRVFETLFYSLLKRCSALAPQHGFRFKNRLVSLDATTIELCLSAFPWAKYKTLKGALKLHCSLDHRGNIPDFVVITDGKHYETTVARAAFPIVPDSIYCFDRGYTDFIWYQRIQDKGAFFVTRAKDNLKYAIAGQQSVLSGKGVISGTEITPQDPQTKRDYPGTLRLIEYYDEENDRLFRFLTNNFALAASTIVKLQPKMTH, from the coding sequence TTGGCTTATTCTACCACAATCCTGAATCAGTTGTTGAATCTTCTACGGGGACATGATTTTGAAAATGCCGTCTCCGCCTGTTGCGCGGACCGCTATGTGAAGTATTTCAACACATGGCAGCAGCTTATCGTGTTGCTTTACGCTCAGGCTTCCGGCAAGGACAGTCTCCGCGCCATTCAAAACGGCCTCTCGACTCATCCTCAGCAGCTTTACCACCTCGGACTTTCTCAGCCCGTCGCCAAATCCACTCTCGCCGACGCCAACGCCCGCTGCCCCTATCGCGTCTTTGAAACGCTGTTTTACAGCTTGCTTAAGCGCTGCTCCGCCCTTGCGCCGCAGCATGGCTTCCGCTTTAAAAACAGGCTTGTTTCGCTTGATGCCACCACTATCGAGCTTTGCCTCTCCGCCTTCCCCTGGGCTAAGTATAAAACGCTCAAGGGCGCGTTGAAACTGCACTGCTCGCTGGACCATCGCGGCAATATCCCCGACTTCGTTGTCATAACGGATGGCAAACACTATGAAACAACTGTCGCAAGAGCCGCTTTCCCTATTGTGCCGGACAGCATATATTGCTTTGACCGGGGCTATACCGATTTCATCTGGTATCAACGGATACAGGACAAGGGCGCTTTCTTTGTTACGAGGGCCAAAGACAACCTCAAATACGCAATAGCCGGACAGCAGTCCGTTCTATCGGGCAAGGGTGTGATATCGGGCACGGAAATCACGCCGCAAGACCCTCAGACCAAGCGCGATTATCCCGGCACGTTGAGGCTGATAGAATACTACGACGAGGAAAATGACAGACTATTCCGGTTTTTGACCAACAATTTCGCGCTGGCAGCCTCAACAATTGTAAAGTTGCAACCAAAAATGACCCATTAG